One Branchiostoma lanceolatum isolate klBraLanc5 chromosome 18, klBraLanc5.hap2, whole genome shotgun sequence DNA window includes the following coding sequences:
- the LOC136424574 gene encoding zinc finger protein 578-like: protein MDQLTSGRPEELSTVHPDNKKRSNENGTVERKTQQDKDILFQEKTSIDSVQPDIGGSSCLKSPAGTGQGDRQGAKSTTDAGYICDKCGYKTSLKGGLTRHMRKHTGEKPYKCDQCDYSSAWRGDVKKHVMLRHTGEKPYMCGECGYRTAERSDLCIHMRKHTGEKPHKCDQCDYSAARKGDLAKHVMFKHTGEKPYMCGECGYRTADRSSLSRHMRTHTGEKPHKCDQCEYSAAQKGDLDRHVMTTHTFEKPYLCGECGYRTAVTSHLSRHMRKHTGEKAHMCEECGYRTDLRANLSRHMMRKHTGIKLHK from the coding sequence ATGGATCAGCTGACATCTGGCCGTCCTGAAGAATTATCAACTGTACATCCTGATAATAAGAAACGCAGCAATGAGAATGGGACTGTAGAAAGGAAAACACAACAAGATAAAGACATTCTGTTTCAAGAAAAGACTAGCATAGACTCTGTCCAGCCTGACATAGGAGGTTCTTCATGTCTAAAATCACCGGCCGGTACAGGACAGGGAGATAGGCAAGGGGCAAAATCTACCACAGATGCAGGTTACATCTGTGATAAGTGTGGGTATAAAACATCGTTAAAGGGAGGCCTCACacgacatatgagaaaacatacaggagaaaaaccctacaaatgtgaccagtgcgactactccTCTGCATGGAGAGGCGATGTAAAAAAACACGTCATGCTTAGACATACCGGtgaaaagccctacatgtgtggggagtgtgggtacaggacggctGAGAGGTCTGACCTATGtatacatatgagaaaacatacaggtgagaaaccacacaaatgtgaccagtgcgactattctgctgcacggaaaggcGATTTAGCAAAGCACGTTATGTTtaaacataccggtgagaaaccctacatgtgtggggagtgcggatacaggacggctgacAGGTCATCtctatcccgacatatgagaacacatacaggcgagaaaccccacaaatgtgaccagtgcgagtattctgctgcacagaaaggtgACTTGGACCGACACGTGATGACCACACACACATTTGAAAAGCCCTActtgtgtggagagtgtggatacaggacggccGTTACGTCTCACCtctccagacatatgagaaaacacaccggtgagaaagcccacatgtgtgaggagtgcggatacaggacggaTTTAAGGGCTAACCTTTCCCGACACATGATGAGAAAACACACAGGTATTAAACTCCACAAGTGA
- the LOC136424575 gene encoding zinc finger protein 429-like, with translation MRKHTGEKPYLCEDCGYRTTNSWSLSQHRIQHTGEKYKCDYCDYFSTRKKTLEQHLSKHTLSGDQKTNSATLPISYPVNETNNSGEQSTGQQHGVLSEETCEYSTAQKGHLNQHVMVKHSGEKPYVCEECGYSTAIKCHLSRHRKTHSGEKQYKCDQCDYSAVQKGHLDQHVKTKHTDEKTYMCEKCGYRTAIRFSLTQHQRIHTGEKPFKCDQCDYSAARKANIAEHVMIKHIGERRYKCDQCDYSSTRKSTLSKHMVKHTRKKTCT, from the coding sequence ATgagaaaacacaccggtgagaaaccctacttATGCGAGGACTGCGGATACAGGACTACTAATAGTTGGAGCCTATCCCAACATAGAATTcagcatacaggtgagaaatacAAATGTGACTATTGCGACTATTTCTCTACTCGGAAGAAAACTTTAGAACAGCATTTGTCTAAACATACGCTTAGTGGGGACCAGAAAACGAACAGCGCAACCCTACCAATCAGTTATCCTGTGAACGAGACTAACAACAGTGGGGAGCAGAGCACTGGACAGCAGCATGGCGTTCTAAGTGAGGAAACGTGCGAGTATTCAACTGCACAGAAAGGTCACCTAAATCAACACGTCATGGTAAAACACAGcggggagaaaccctacgtaTGTGAAGAGTGCGGATACAGTACGGCTATTAAGTGTCACCTATCCCGTCACAGGAAAACACATTCTGGTgaaaaacaatacaaatgtgaccaatgcgactattctgctgtacaGAAAGGCCATTTAGACCAACACGTCAAGACAAAACACACCGATGAGAAAACCTACATGTGTGAgaagtgtggatacaggacggctaTAAGGTTTTCCTTAACCCAGCATCAGAGAATACACACCGGCGAGAAACCctttaaatgtgaccagtgcgactattctgcagcacggaaaGCTAATATAGCCGAACACGTAATGATAAAACACATCGGTGAGAGAcgctacaaatgtgaccagtgcgactactctTCAACGCGAAAAAGCACTTTAAGCAAACACATGGTTAAACACACACGTAAGAAAACCTGTACTTAA
- the LOC136424201 gene encoding zinc finger protein 135-like, with amino-acid sequence MAEQTCEPPLEEPPTGHPGNETSSSGEQTTDPGQQQGVLSEEPDTSGHRRKQGAKYARAHPCEYCGYRALSKSILIQHVRTHTGEKPFKCDQCDYSAAQKKDLKRHVMRKHTNEKPYMCGECGYRAAVNSSLSQHMRKHSGEKPYKCDRCDYCAAQKHHLRYHVMMKHNGEIPFMCGECGFITTDRSDLTRHIRRHTGEKPYKCDQCDYSAARKNYLEKHVSMKHTGEKLFMCGECGYRTADTSNLTRHMKKHESIEKPYKCDQCDFSTAQKGYLERHGMLKHTDEKPYKCEECGFMTAHKVALSRHMRTHTGEKPYTCADCSYSTTRKDYLARHIRKHTGEKPFKCDQCDYSAAQKKDLKRQVMTKHTGEKPYMCGECGYRTAHREALSRHMRTHTGEKPYTCDQCDYSTAHKGELDRHVNTKHTGEKPYMCGECGYRTAIRTYLSQHMKKHTGK; translated from the coding sequence ATGGCCGAGCAAACTTGTGAGCCTCCTTTGGAAGAGCCGCCTACCGggcatcctgggaacgagacaagCAGCAGTGGGGAGCAGACAACAGACCCGGGGCAGCAGCAGGGCGTTCTAAGCGAAGAACCGGACACTTCAGGACACAGACGTAAGCAAGGAGCAAAATATGCCAGGGCTCACCCATGTGAGTACTGTGGGTACAGGGCGCTAAGTAAGTCCATTCTGATACAACATGTAAGGACGCACACCGGGGAAAAACCTTTCAAatgcgaccagtgtgactattctgctgcacagaaaaaagatttaaaacgACACGTCATGAGAAAACACACCaatgagaagccctacatgtgcggggagtgtggatacagagcGGCTGTGAATTCCAGCCTATCTCAACATATGCGGAAACactctggtgagaaaccttacaaatgtgaccgatGCGACTATTGTGCAGCGCAGAAACATCATCTACGCTACCACGTTATGATGAAACACAACGGTGAGAtacccttcatgtgtggagagtgtggattTATAACGACTGATAGGTCTGACCTCACCCGACATATCAGAAggcacacaggtgaaaaaccttacaaatgtgaccagtgtgactattctgctgcacgaaAAAATTATTTAGAAAAACACGTCTCGAtgaaacacaccggtgagaaactctttatgtgtggagagtgcggatacagaacgGCCGATACTTCTAACCTCACCCGACATATGAAAAAACACGAATCcattgagaaaccttacaaatgtgatcaATGCGACTTTTCTACAGCACAGAAAGGTTATTTAGAAAGACACGGCATGCTGAAGCACACAgatgagaagccctacaagtgtgaggagtgtgggttcATGACGGCTCACAAGGTAGCTCTATCCCggcatatgagaacacatactggtgaaaaaccttacacATGTGCGGACTGTAGCTACAGTACAACACGTAAGGACTATCTCGCACGGCATATACGAAAAcatacaggggaaaaacctttcaaatgcgatcagtgtgactattctgctgcacagaaaaaagatttaaaacgACAGGTCATGACaaaacacacaggtgaaaaaccctacatgtgtggggagtgtggatacaggacggctcACAGGGAAGCTCTATCCCggcatatgagaacacatactggtgaaaaaccctacacttgcgaccagtgtgactattctactgcACATAAAGGTGAATTAGACCGACACGTTAAtactaaacacactggtgagaaaccctacatgtgcggggaatGTGGATACAGGACTGCTATCAGGACTTACCTATCCCAACACATGAAAAAACATACAGGGAAGTAG